One Melospiza georgiana isolate bMelGeo1 chromosome 12, bMelGeo1.pri, whole genome shotgun sequence genomic window carries:
- the LOC131088687 gene encoding alanine and glycine-rich protein-like, which translates to MCARRREAAAEGPRRRRLLLLPCCYSSAAAGPATRSRCVNVTAGTGGGGDGEDEGGRWVAFPRRAWPGGEGGGPRAKPAPVARPAPPRVARSGRRCLRAPPPLRGKARAAAGRSVPPRAVGARGRGARSGEGARRRRLVLVPVPVPRAAVPGAAQAGWPRVLARLRIAPLSGGGGPGLRSAPAGGCGGRLAR; encoded by the exons ATGTGCGCccggcggcgggaggcggcggcggaggggCCACGACggcggcggctgctgctgctgccctgctgctatAGCTCCGCCGCGGCGGGCCCGGCGACCAGGAGCCGCTGCGTCAATGTAACGGCGGGGACGGGGGGCGGAGGGGACGGGGAGGACGAGGGGGGACGCTGGGTGGCATTTCCACGCCGCGCGTGGCCGGGGGGAGAGGGGG GCGGCCCCCGCGCTAAACCGGCCCCCGTGGctcgccccgcgccgccgcgcGTGGCACGGAGCGGCCGCCGCTGCCTGcgagcgccgccgccgctgcgaGGTAAGGCCAGGGCGGCCGCGGGGCGCTCGGTGCCCCCCCGAGCCGTGGGTGCCCGGGGACGGGGGGCGCGCTCCGGGGAgggggcgcggcggcggcggctggttctggtcccggtcccggtcccgcgGGCGGCTGTCCCGGGAGCAGCGCAGGCGGGCTGGCCGCGGGTGCTGGCGCGGCTCCGCATCGCTCCTTTGTCTGGCGGCGGCGGGCCCgggctccgctccgctccggcGGGCGGCTGCGGAGGGCGGCTGGCGCGGTAG